Genomic DNA from Vagococcus luciliae:
TTAACTTGAATTATCAATGAAATAAAGAGAAAATAGAGGTTGGATGAATTATATAAAGAATGAGGTAGACGTCATGAACAATCAGCCAATTGGTTTTTTGGATTCTGGTGTAGGAGGATTAACAGTTGTAAGAGAAGCATTAAAACAACTACCAAATGAGACACTGTATTACATTGGAGATACTGCTAGATGTCCATATGGACCACGTCCAGTTGAACAAATTAAAGAATTCACATGGGATATGGTTCACTTTTTATTAAATAAGAATGTCAAAATGATTGTGATTGCATGTAATACTGCAACTGCTGTCGCTTTGGAAGAAATTAAAGAGTCATTAGATATTCCTGTTGTAGGGGTGATTGTCCCAGGATCTCGAGCTGCTTTACGAGAAACGCATAATGGACGTATTGGTGTCATCGGAACGGTTGGAACGATAAATAGTGAAGAATATACCAAAGAAATAAAACGTAAGTCATTAAATGTTAATGTATTAGGGCTTGCTTGCCCAAAATTTGTTCCTATTGTAGAAAGTCATGAGTATCAATCAACTATCGCTAAAAAAGTTGTAGCTGAAACGTTGCAGTATTTTAAGACATCAAACATTGATACTTTAGTAATGGGATGTACTCACTACCCATTATTAAAACCATTTATTAAAGATGTCATGGGAGAAAAGGTTAAATTAATTGATTCAGGAGCTGAAACAATTACTGAAGTGAGTGTGTTACTTGATTATTATGAAATAGCAGCCTTACCAGATACATCATTAAAAGAGCACCAATTTTATACAACGGGGTCGGTTCGAAACTTTGAAAAAATCAGTTCTGATTGGTTGTCATTAGAGAACATAATAGTAGAACATGTAGATATTACACGTATGGGAGATTAGAGAATGAGACATGATAAACGAAAAAATAATGAAATGAGAAAAGTATCTTTTGTATTAGACTATTTAGATTATCCTGAAGGGTCAGTTTTAGTTAATTTTGGAAATACAAAAGTCATTGTTAACGCAACGATAGAAAACTCTGTTCCTCCATTTTTAAGAGAGACAGGAACAGGATGGGTAACGGCTGAATATAGTATGTTACCACGAGCAACGCATACTCGAAATAGACGGGAAAGTAGCAAGGGTAAATTAACAGGGCGTACTATGGAAATACAACGATTGATTGGTCGGTCACTACGTTCGGTGATTGATTTGAAAAAATTAGGTGAACGCTCGATTGTAATTGATTGCGATGTGATTCAAGCAGATGGAGGTACTAGAACAGCTAGTATTACGGGTGCATTTTTAGCCTTAAAAATGGCAGTGGATACTTTAGTAGAAAGCGGAGAATTAACAGAAAATCCAATTACATCTCACTTGGCTGCGATTAGTGTGGGGTTAAATCACTATGGAGAAGCAATCACAGATTTAGATTATGAAGAAGATTCAGCAGCTCAAGTTGATTGTAATGTTGTGATGACAGAAAAATTAGAATTAATTGAGATTCAAGGGACAGGTGAAGAGGCAACCTTTACAAGAGGAGAGTTGAATCAATTATTAGATTATGCTGAAAAAAGCGTGACAGAACTTATTCGCTTGCAAAAAAATGCGTTAGCGTTAAGAAATGTTGCAAAAAAACAAGAAGAACCTGTTTTGAAAAATCATTTATTAATTGCGACAAGAAATGAAGGAAAAGCAAAAGAGTTTGTTGAATTATTTAAATCAAGAGGATACGAGATTAAAACATTACTTGATTATCCAGAAATGGCAGATATTGAAGAAACAGGAAAAACATTTGAAGAAAATGCTCGACTAAAAGCAGAAGGAATTGCTAAAGAGTTAAATTGCTTGGTTTTAGCAGATGATTCTGGTTTGAAAGTAGATGCGTTGGGTGGGCAACCAGGCGTTTATTCAGCAAGATATGCAGGTGAGAGAAAAAGTGATGCAGCGAACAATGCTAAATTATTACATGAATTAACTGATATACCAATGGATGAACGTACAGCACAGTTTCATTGTACGCTAGTACTTGCTGAACCAGGGAAAGAAAGTTTGGTGGTATCCGGCGAATTATCAGGTATGATTGGTCGTATTCCACGTGGAAATAATGGATTTGGATATGATCCATTATTTATTATTCCAGAGACAGATAAAACATTAGCAGAAATGACGGCAGATGAAAAAAATAAGATTAGTCATCGAGCAAAGGCTTTACATGAATTGGATAAAAAAATAGATGCTTGGTTAGGAGAGAAAAGCAAATGAAATATTTAGTCGTTAGTGATAATCATGGTGTAGCATCTTATTTAGAAGATATAAAAGCAAAATGGTTAAATAATGTAGATTATTTTTTTCATTGTGGGGATTCAGAATTATCTCCTGAAGACGATATTTGGTCAACGTTTCATGTTGTGCGTGGAAATTGTGATTATTATCAGGAATACGATACGGTTGAAGTTGTAGAGACATCAGAAGATAGAGTGTTATTAACACATGGGCACTTATTTAACGTGAATATGACATTTGATAAACTACTTTATCAGGCTGAAGAAGTACAGGCAAACATCGTATTATATGGACATACACATCAGTTATTTGTGGACATGGTAGATGATATTTTATTGTTAAACCCAGGCAGTATTTCTCAACCACGGGGTAAGTATAGCTATTTAAAGACATATGCTATCATTACACATCAATCAGATGGTTATTTAGTGGAATATTATAATGAAAGACATGAATTACAAAAAGAATTAACCCATTTCTTTTTAATGGATTAATGATTAAAGGTGTATGGAGGAAATGATATGATTGGATCGACTGTAAAAAAATTATTGCTAGAAAATGAAGCAGATTTTTTAATATCTGCAGAAAATGTGGCAACACTAAATGAAATAAATTCACTCGAGCATGCTCTACTTGTTTTAACGAAAATAGGGTATTCTCGAGTACCAGTTTTAAATAAAGAAGAACAATTAGTAGGTTTAGTTTCTCTATCACAAGTAGTTGATCAAATGTTTGGAATGGAAGATTTTGAGCCACAAAATTTGTCTGGTAAAAAAGTATCTGATGTAATGGATACAAATATGTCACCTGCACAATTGCCGATAGATTTAGAAAAAACACTCCATTTATTAGTTGATAACAATTTTATTCCTGTCGTGGATGAAAACAATCAATTTATGGGGATTATTACGAGAAAAGAAATATTAAAAGCTGTTAATCATTTAGCACATGAATTAGAGACGGAATATAACGTGATGATGAAATAAGTAAGGGGGACATATATGGAACGTATTTCAGAAGATGAATTGATTCAAATTAGGAGAGAGTTACATCAGATACCAGAACTTGGCCTAGAAGAAGAAAAAACTTCAACCTATTTACTAGAAAACATACGTGCATTACCTCAAGATAGATTGATTATTAAAGTACAAGATACTGCTATTATAGTGACTGTTAAAGGAAATAATTCATCAAAAACACTTGCATGGCGTACAGATATCGATGCACTGCCAATATTAGAAAAAACGGACTTGCCATTTCAATCAACACATGAAGGTGTTATGCATGCATGCGGTCATGATTTCCATATGACCATTGCTTTAGGATTATTAAAAAATGTGGTGTATGCTGAATTAAAGAATGATGTTGTTTTCTTTTTTCAACCAGCTGAAGAAAATAAAAGTGGTGCTAAAATTTACACAGATAATCATTTTTTAGATGTGAAAATGATTGATGAGATTTACGGATTACATGTGAGTCCAACTTTACCAGTAGGAAGTGTTTCAACACGTGTAGGAACACTATTTGCTGGAGATTGTGGGTTTAGTGCCCGCTTTTACGGAAAAGAAAGTCATGCTGCATTACCTCATGAGGGAAATGATATGATTGTTGCTGTGTCATCGTTTATTCAACAAATTCAAACTATTGTGAGTCGAAATGTTAACCCAATGGACTCGGCTGTCATTACCTTCGGACAACTCAATGCTGGTGTTGCAAGTAATGTTTTACCTGGATATGCTGATTTAACTGGAACAATTCGAACATTAACACATGAGGTGACAGATTTAGTTGTTCAACGTGTAAAAGATATCGTAAAAGGTATTGAGGTTACTTATCAATGTAAAGTAGAAATTGATTTTAATCAACTTGGTTATGTTCCAGTAGTTAATGATAAAGACACCACAACAAAATTAATGGATTTTTTCAATGAACAACAAGATATGGTGGTTGAAATAGCAACCCCTTTAATGACAGCGGAAGATTTTGGTTATTTATTAAAGCAAATACCAGGGACGATGTTTTGGCTTGGAGTGGACAGCCAATATGGACTACACCATCCATCATTTAATCCCAATGAGTCTGCTTTAATAAAGGCAGTAACACTAATGACTGATTATTTTATATCGCAAGATTAATAAAGATAGAGCCTCCTACCTAATAGTAGAAGACTCTATCACTATGTTATATTTTAAGGTTAAGCGGTGTAGAAGGAAGTTTTATGCCTGCTTTTGTTAAAGCTTCAATATAAGCCGTCATCATTTGCGTTTTGACTCCAAATTGAGAGCCACTAATAGCATAAACAGTTGAACGAATGGCGAAATAACCATTACCTAAATCAACTAATCCAACAAGGTTAGGTTCAGAACGGATATCGGTTAAATTAATGATTTTTTCTTCATTAATTGATTTCATAATAGCCATTATTTGATCAATATCATCGGTTGGGTTGACTCTGATATCTACTACAACTAATTGATTGCCTCTAGATAAGTTACTAACAATAAGGATTTGGCGATTAGGTATATAGTTCATTGTCCCATTAAAACTTTTAATACGAGTAGTACGTAGTCCAATGTCATTAACAATTCCTTCGATATCATCAATTACAACATGATCACCTACATCTAATTGACGCTCATAAATAATAAAAAATCCTGTTAATACATCATTAATAAATCCTTGTGCTCCAAGACCAATAGCGATACCAGCAATTCCAGCCCCAGCTATTAATGATCCAACAGGGACACCTATAATGGTTAAAAATGAATAGATACCTATGAAAAATAAACTATACTGTACTGCATTTCGGGACAAGGTTCTTAACGTATGCATTCTATTTTCGCTAAAATTATCCTTCTTTTTATTATTATTCTTAAATGATTTATCAATCACTTTAAATAAGACTTTACGAATAATAGTCAGTAATAGTAAAACGATTAAAATTAAGATAGCCTTATTAATAACCGAAGCAATTATTTTATTCCAGTCAAGTTGATTCAAAAAACGATTGATCCCTCTCACATTTTTTGCAGCCTCATTTAGAACTTCCGGTGTCTGAGAACTTGTTGTTGTTTCTTGCAAACTAAACACTCCTTTCATATCAAGTATTACTTACTATAATAATGTATAAATTGTTGTGAAATCAAGTAGATAATGGTATTCTATTGTTAGTAATTTACAAGAGAGGCAGGAGATGTTTTATATGACAGGAACAGAAGTAGCCGCTATAATAGCTGCTGTAGCGTTTGCAGTATTAGTAGTAGTGCTAGTCATTTTTTTATTGCAATTAAATAAAAATATAACCAAATCAATGGAAAAAGTTAATGGAATTTTAGATGAAGCGGACAAAACCGTCACAGTTTTAACACAAGATGTTGATATACTGTTAAAACAAAGTGAAGATTTATTAGTCATTGGAAATGATTTACTATCTGATGTGACGCAAAAAGTAGAAACAATTGATCCCCTATTTCATGCGGTAGCTGATTTAAGTGAAAGCGTATCAGAATTAAACAGTTCAAGCAAAACAATATTATCAAAAGTAGGGGAAGCAAGTAAGACAGCAGCTACTGCAACAGTTGTGGGAAAGGCAGCACAGACAGCTTCTCATTTGTTTAAGAAAAATAAATAGAATGAATATTAGGAGGAAATAGTATGTCAAAAAAATCAAGTGGCTTTTTAGCAGGAGCAGTTATTGGGGGAGTAGCAGCAGCAACAGCAGCTCTTTTATTAGCACCAACTAGTGGAAAAAAACTGAGAAAAGATTTATTAGAACAATTAGATGATTTATCTGATGGTAAAGCAAGTGAATTAGTTGATTTAGCTCAAGAAAAAGGGGTTGAATTAGGAGAGTTAGCAAAAGAAAAAACAGCTGAATACCCTTGGGTAGGAGAACAGATTTCCCAATTGAAAGATGATTCTTCTGAGTTATTAGATAATTTTAAAAATCAAACACAAACATTGAGTGAAGGTTTTCAAACTAATTCTGATAAATTAAAGTCCACTGTAAAACCTATTGTAGAAGATGATATTGTGTTAAGTACTGATGATATTGCAGATGATGTAACTGAAGCAATTGAAGATAGACAAAAATAGTAGTTAAAGCAACGATGAGAACCTTTCATCGTTGCTTTTTTTGTTTCGTTTTATATATTAAAAAATTAGTGGATTATTATTAAAATATGAGCATGATATGGAAGAATTATAGATTATTATTAGTTTAGTGAATGATAAATTACATGATAATCATTTTATGTAAAGGTTAGAACAGTTTGTTATTTTAAGAAAAGCTCTGTGAATTTTTTAGTGAAAAAATGTCTCATAATTTTTAACTATGTTATAATGACTAAGTTAAAAAATTTTTTTAGGGAGTTTTTATGTTATGAAAAAGTTAAAAGTTCAAGATTTGATTTCTATAGGGGTATATGCAACAGTCTATTTTTTTACAGTATTTATTGCCACGATGTTGATGCGTTTTACCGTGCCGGTTTTTCATAGTTTGCTTGTTCCAAGTATGTCAGCACTTATTTCTGGCACAATATACCTTATTGTGGCAAATAAAATACCAAAATTTGGTGCAATTACTATTGTTGGGTCTGTTATGGCTGTTTTCTTTTTTGCCTTTGGATACTTTCCATTAGCGTTCTTACCGAGTTTTTTATTTCCTTTGTTAGCTGACTTTGTGCAAACTAAAACAAAAATAGCAGATAAATCCAAAATAATGTTGAGTTATACTATTTTTAGTTTTGGCTTGACTGGTCCTATTTTACCACTTTGGTTTATGAGAGATGCTTATATAGATTCTTTATTAGCTAAAGGGAAAGATATGACTTATGTTAATAGCGTTTTTGAGGGAGTTAGTACTGCTAGTTTTTTTGTATCAATGATACTAGTCGTGATTACAAGTTTTGTGGGACTTAAAATTGGGCAGATTATTTATAATAAACATTTTGCAAAATAAATAAGTTAGAGGTGGATTGGTTTTGAAAAATAATAGATATATTATATTTGATCCAAGAAGTAAATTAGTGACCGTTATTTTTGCTAGTTTAATCTTAATTTCACGAGCTAATCCATCAATGGAACTTATTTTTATGGTATTTATAACCTGTTTATTGTGTTTGAGTGGTTCGATAAAAAAAGCGATGGTAATATTTATGAGTTATATTGTGTTAGTTTTTCTCACAATACAGTTCTTTCATGAAATTACAGGAGTATTATCCGCTATAATCTCATTTATTTTAGTTGTCTATAAAAGTTTGCTTCCACCAGTTGCTGCAGGAATGTTTGCAACACAGAATACCTCTGTTGGTGAGTGGGTAGCTGCTATGAAAAAATGGCATATGCCGAACTTTTTAATTATTCCTTTTATTGTCATTTGTCGTTTTTTTCCGACACTACGTCATGATTTTAAATCAATTAGACAGGCTATGAAATTTAGAGGGATTTATTTATCTTTTTCTCAAGTGGTTAAACATCCTATTCAAACAATGGAATATTTTTTAGTTCCAATTTTAAAGCAAGTTGATTATACAGCCCAAGAATTATCTGCTACAGCACTTGTGCGTGGTTTGGGATATGAAGGCCAGCATACCAGTGTTATCTCGATTAAATTAAAGATTCAAGACTATTTACTACTGGCAAGTTTATTGGTATTGTTATTAATTGAGGGAGGTGTTATATTATGATTCATTTTGACCATGTTAACCTCTTAAGAGATGATAAAACTGTGTTAAAAGACATTCAGTTATCAATCAATACTGGTGAAGTAGTTGTATTAACTGGAGAAAGTGGCAGTGGGAAAAGCTCGCTTATTAGTCTACTAAATGGTTTAATCCCCGAATTGTACGAAGGTGAAGTAACAGGTGATGCGACTGTATTAGAAACAAGTTTACCACCATTAGATTTTAATCACTATGTAAAAGATATAGGGGTAGTATTTCAAAATCCTAAAACCCAGTTTTTTACTACTTCTGTTTTTAGTGAATTAGCTTTTTCAATGGAGAATTATGGAGTACCTGCTAATAAGATCGAGACTCGTATAGATGAAATTATGGAATTGTTCAATTTGAGAGGGTTGATAGGAAAAAAAGTAACGGAACTCTCAGGTGGACAAAAGCAGCGGATAGCCTTTGCATCAGCTTGTATGCTACCACATCGTTTATTTTTATTTGATGAACCGTCTAGCAATCTTGATTATTCAACAATCAAACAAATATCATCTTATTTATCTATTTTAAAGCAACAAGGGTGTACATTAATTATTGCAGAACACCGTCTAT
This window encodes:
- the racE gene encoding glutamate racemase; translation: MNYIKNEVDVMNNQPIGFLDSGVGGLTVVREALKQLPNETLYYIGDTARCPYGPRPVEQIKEFTWDMVHFLLNKNVKMIVIACNTATAVALEEIKESLDIPVVGVIVPGSRAALRETHNGRIGVIGTVGTINSEEYTKEIKRKSLNVNVLGLACPKFVPIVESHEYQSTIAKKVVAETLQYFKTSNIDTLVMGCTHYPLLKPFIKDVMGEKVKLIDSGAETITEVSVLLDYYEIAALPDTSLKEHQFYTTGSVRNFEKISSDWLSLENIIVEHVDITRMGD
- the rph gene encoding ribonuclease PH, which encodes MRHDKRKNNEMRKVSFVLDYLDYPEGSVLVNFGNTKVIVNATIENSVPPFLRETGTGWVTAEYSMLPRATHTRNRRESSKGKLTGRTMEIQRLIGRSLRSVIDLKKLGERSIVIDCDVIQADGGTRTASITGAFLALKMAVDTLVESGELTENPITSHLAAISVGLNHYGEAITDLDYEEDSAAQVDCNVVMTEKLELIEIQGTGEEATFTRGELNQLLDYAEKSVTELIRLQKNALALRNVAKKQEEPVLKNHLLIATRNEGKAKEFVELFKSRGYEIKTLLDYPEMADIEETGKTFEENARLKAEGIAKELNCLVLADDSGLKVDALGGQPGVYSARYAGERKSDAANNAKLLHELTDIPMDERTAQFHCTLVLAEPGKESLVVSGELSGMIGRIPRGNNGFGYDPLFIIPETDKTLAEMTADEKNKISHRAKALHELDKKIDAWLGEKSK
- a CDS encoding metallophosphoesterase, coding for MKYLVVSDNHGVASYLEDIKAKWLNNVDYFFHCGDSELSPEDDIWSTFHVVRGNCDYYQEYDTVEVVETSEDRVLLTHGHLFNVNMTFDKLLYQAEEVQANIVLYGHTHQLFVDMVDDILLLNPGSISQPRGKYSYLKTYAIITHQSDGYLVEYYNERHELQKELTHFFLMD
- the cbpB gene encoding cyclic-di-AMP-binding protein CbpB encodes the protein MIGSTVKKLLLENEADFLISAENVATLNEINSLEHALLVLTKIGYSRVPVLNKEEQLVGLVSLSQVVDQMFGMEDFEPQNLSGKKVSDVMDTNMSPAQLPIDLEKTLHLLVDNNFIPVVDENNQFMGIITRKEILKAVNHLAHELETEYNVMMK
- a CDS encoding N-acetyldiaminopimelate deacetylase, with the translated sequence MERISEDELIQIRRELHQIPELGLEEEKTSTYLLENIRALPQDRLIIKVQDTAIIVTVKGNNSSKTLAWRTDIDALPILEKTDLPFQSTHEGVMHACGHDFHMTIALGLLKNVVYAELKNDVVFFFQPAEENKSGAKIYTDNHFLDVKMIDEIYGLHVSPTLPVGSVSTRVGTLFAGDCGFSARFYGKESHAALPHEGNDMIVAVSSFIQQIQTIVSRNVNPMDSAVITFGQLNAGVASNVLPGYADLTGTIRTLTHEVTDLVVQRVKDIVKGIEVTYQCKVEIDFNQLGYVPVVNDKDTTTKLMDFFNEQQDMVVEIATPLMTAEDFGYLLKQIPGTMFWLGVDSQYGLHHPSFNPNESALIKAVTLMTDYFISQD
- a CDS encoding mechanosensitive ion channel family protein gives rise to the protein MQETTTSSQTPEVLNEAAKNVRGINRFLNQLDWNKIIASVINKAILILIVLLLLTIIRKVLFKVIDKSFKNNNKKKDNFSENRMHTLRTLSRNAVQYSLFFIGIYSFLTIIGVPVGSLIAGAGIAGIAIGLGAQGFINDVLTGFFIIYERQLDVGDHVVIDDIEGIVNDIGLRTTRIKSFNGTMNYIPNRQILIVSNLSRGNQLVVVDIRVNPTDDIDQIMAIMKSINEEKIINLTDIRSEPNLVGLVDLGNGYFAIRSTVYAISGSQFGVKTQMMTAYIEALTKAGIKLPSTPLNLKI
- a CDS encoding DUF948 domain-containing protein — its product is MTGTEVAAIIAAVAFAVLVVVLVIFLLQLNKNITKSMEKVNGILDEADKTVTVLTQDVDILLKQSEDLLVIGNDLLSDVTQKVETIDPLFHAVADLSESVSELNSSSKTILSKVGEASKTAATATVVGKAAQTASHLFKKNK
- a CDS encoding YtxH domain-containing protein; protein product: MSKKSSGFLAGAVIGGVAAATAALLLAPTSGKKLRKDLLEQLDDLSDGKASELVDLAQEKGVELGELAKEKTAEYPWVGEQISQLKDDSSELLDNFKNQTQTLSEGFQTNSDKLKSTVKPIVEDDIVLSTDDIADDVTEAIEDRQK
- a CDS encoding MptD family putative ECF transporter S component codes for the protein MKKLKVQDLISIGVYATVYFFTVFIATMLMRFTVPVFHSLLVPSMSALISGTIYLIVANKIPKFGAITIVGSVMAVFFFAFGYFPLAFLPSFLFPLLADFVQTKTKIADKSKIMLSYTIFSFGLTGPILPLWFMRDAYIDSLLAKGKDMTYVNSVFEGVSTASFFVSMILVVITSFVGLKIGQIIYNKHFAK
- a CDS encoding energy-coupling factor transporter transmembrane component T, with translation MKNNRYIIFDPRSKLVTVIFASLILISRANPSMELIFMVFITCLLCLSGSIKKAMVIFMSYIVLVFLTIQFFHEITGVLSAIISFILVVYKSLLPPVAAGMFATQNTSVGEWVAAMKKWHMPNFLIIPFIVICRFFPTLRHDFKSIRQAMKFRGIYLSFSQVVKHPIQTMEYFLVPILKQVDYTAQELSATALVRGLGYEGQHTSVISIKLKIQDYLLLASLLVLLLIEGGVIL